From one Thermodesulfobacteriota bacterium genomic stretch:
- a CDS encoding tetratricopeptide repeat protein: protein FTAALHYFSGTRGRGGRGGRAAWVAVLVIVAALSVAAHVRNDMWTDRLAFWEYEVGKSPRKPTVRNNLGLVYSGLGRMEEAVEEFKLSIKYGPAYALPYKNLGNVYYSLGRLSEAMEEYETSLWLKPEQARVRNNLGAIYAGRGRLSEAVEEYKEALRLEPGYARARYNLGTAYAKQGRADEAVEEYGKAIALKPDYVKARYNLGLVYMEKGMREEARGELEKAFALNPGDGEIRGALDSLRE, encoded by the coding sequence GCTTTACGGCCGCGCTGCACTACTTCTCAGGTACGAGGGGGAGGGGGGGGAGGGGAGGGAGGGCCGCGTGGGTCGCCGTGCTCGTAATTGTCGCGGCCCTTTCGGTCGCCGCCCATGTGAGGAACGACATGTGGACCGACAGGCTCGCTTTCTGGGAGTACGAGGTCGGGAAGTCACCCCGAAAGCCGACGGTACGCAACAACCTCGGCCTCGTCTACTCCGGCCTGGGCCGTATGGAGGAGGCGGTGGAGGAGTTCAAGCTCTCCATAAAGTATGGTCCCGCCTATGCCCTTCCCTACAAGAACCTCGGGAACGTCTACTACAGCCTGGGTCGCCTTTCCGAGGCCATGGAGGAGTACGAAACGTCTTTATGGCTCAAGCCGGAGCAGGCACGGGTACGCAACAACCTCGGGGCGATATACGCGGGCCGGGGGCGTCTTTCCGAGGCCGTCGAGGAGTATAAGGAGGCCCTGCGGCTTGAGCCCGGTTACGCCAGGGCCCGCTACAACCTGGGAACCGCCTACGCGAAGCAGGGCCGCGCCGACGAGGCCGTCGAAGAGTACGGAAAGGCCATAGCCCTTAAGCCGGACTACGTAAAGGCCCGCTATAATCTCGGTCTTGTCTATATGGAGAAGGGGATGAGGGAAGAGGCGAGGGGGGAGTTGGAGAAGGCGTTTGCGCTAAACCCCGGCGACGGGGAGATAAGGGGTGCCCTGGACTCTCTTCGCGAATGA
- the ppdK gene encoding pyruvate, phosphate dikinase has product MAEKKFVYFFGDGKAEGKRGMKKLLGGKGAGLAEMTNIGLPVPAGFTITTEVCDLFYKNKNTYPKGLKEEVAKHLQKLEKLAGKKFGDPDDPLLVSVRSGAASSMPGMMETILNLGLNDRSVEGLAKKTSNRRFALDAYRRFIVMYGSTARGIAKEKFEEEFEGIKGRRTKPRLKLRSRKILDTDVNEEELAELITILKGVYKDSTGEEFPQDPQIQLWGSMDAVFGSWMADKAVTYRRVEKITGLLGTALNVVQMVFGNRGETSGTGVCFTRDPNTGEDVFYGDLLMNAQGEDVVAGIRTPLHLDELGKLMPDAYSQLTDVRKKLEKHFCDMQDIEFTIEEGKLYILQTRNGKRSPAAAFRIAADMVEEKLITKEDAILRVTENDIEGLFYPVIDPHIPQDELKKKLFATGIDAVPGAAAGQVVFTAKDAEEWAAEGKNVLLVRQETSPEDVGGMHAARGILTATGGKTSHAAVVARGWGKCCIVGCEDLLIDEAAKTVSVGGTVVKEGDEITINGSSGEVFVSALPLIEPVLPKAYDTIMKWADKARRLEVRTNVDTPYDAENALRLGAEGLGLCRTEHMFFDTDERRLAIQKMIVASNSTTRKQAISDLLPLQRRDFTGLFTVMDGKSVTIRLLDPPLHEFVPHNESDQKHLAQALGISFTDVKRRIDKLHEANPMLGHRGCRLCITYPGILEMQVRAIIEAACDCKKKGIKVSPEIMHPLIMDPKELGILTTATRKVADEVIKEKGVEVKYLVGTMIEVPRAALLADRIAEVADFFSFGTNDLTQMTLGMSRDDSGRFLPDYVDEKKSGIFKDDPFQSLDQEGVGMLIKWGIERGRSARKGLKIGICGEHGGDPASVEFCHRNGFDYVSCSPFRVPIARLAAAQAALKEAAE; this is encoded by the coding sequence GGCCGAAAAAAAATTCGTCTACTTCTTCGGTGACGGCAAGGCCGAGGGCAAGAGGGGCATGAAGAAGCTCCTCGGCGGCAAGGGCGCGGGCCTGGCCGAGATGACCAACATAGGACTCCCCGTACCCGCCGGCTTCACCATCACCACCGAGGTCTGCGACCTCTTCTACAAGAACAAAAACACCTACCCCAAAGGCCTCAAAGAAGAGGTCGCAAAGCACCTCCAAAAGCTCGAAAAGCTCGCCGGCAAGAAGTTCGGCGACCCGGACGACCCGCTCCTGGTATCGGTAAGGAGCGGGGCGGCCAGCAGCATGCCGGGCATGATGGAGACCATCCTGAACCTCGGGCTGAACGACCGCTCCGTCGAAGGGCTCGCCAAAAAAACCTCCAACCGACGCTTCGCTCTCGACGCCTACCGCCGCTTCATAGTGATGTACGGCTCCACGGCCAGGGGGATAGCCAAGGAAAAGTTCGAAGAAGAGTTCGAGGGGATAAAAGGACGCCGCACCAAGCCCCGGCTAAAGCTCCGCTCCAGAAAGATCCTCGACACCGACGTCAACGAAGAAGAGCTCGCGGAACTCATCACTATACTCAAGGGCGTCTACAAGGACAGCACCGGCGAGGAGTTCCCCCAGGACCCGCAGATCCAGCTCTGGGGCTCCATGGACGCGGTCTTCGGCTCCTGGATGGCCGACAAGGCCGTTACCTACAGGAGGGTCGAGAAGATAACGGGGCTCCTCGGTACGGCCTTGAACGTGGTGCAGATGGTCTTCGGCAACAGGGGCGAGACCTCCGGGACCGGGGTATGCTTCACCCGCGACCCCAACACCGGCGAGGACGTATTCTACGGCGACCTCCTCATGAACGCCCAGGGCGAGGACGTCGTAGCCGGAATCCGCACCCCCCTCCACCTGGACGAGCTCGGAAAACTCATGCCCGACGCCTACAGTCAACTCACCGACGTAAGGAAAAAACTCGAAAAACACTTCTGCGACATGCAGGACATAGAGTTCACCATCGAGGAGGGAAAACTCTACATACTTCAGACAAGGAACGGAAAACGCTCTCCCGCGGCCGCCTTCCGGATCGCCGCCGACATGGTGGAAGAAAAGCTCATAACCAAGGAAGATGCCATCCTGAGGGTAACGGAGAACGACATAGAGGGGCTCTTCTACCCCGTAATCGACCCTCACATCCCGCAGGACGAGCTAAAGAAAAAGCTCTTCGCCACCGGAATAGACGCCGTGCCGGGAGCGGCCGCCGGACAGGTGGTCTTTACGGCGAAGGACGCCGAGGAGTGGGCCGCCGAGGGGAAAAACGTGCTGCTGGTAAGGCAGGAGACGAGCCCCGAGGACGTGGGCGGGATGCACGCGGCAAGGGGGATCCTGACGGCTACGGGCGGCAAGACCTCGCACGCCGCGGTGGTGGCCAGGGGCTGGGGCAAGTGCTGCATCGTCGGCTGCGAAGACCTCTTGATAGACGAGGCCGCGAAGACCGTCTCGGTAGGGGGTACGGTGGTAAAGGAAGGTGACGAGATAACCATAAACGGCTCCTCGGGCGAGGTCTTCGTCTCGGCCCTGCCTCTCATAGAGCCGGTCCTCCCGAAGGCCTACGACACCATAATGAAGTGGGCGGACAAGGCGCGGAGGCTCGAGGTAAGGACCAACGTGGACACCCCCTACGACGCCGAGAACGCGCTCCGCCTGGGCGCGGAGGGTTTAGGGCTCTGCAGGACCGAGCACATGTTCTTCGATACCGACGAACGGAGGCTTGCCATTCAGAAGATGATCGTCGCCTCCAACAGCACCACGAGGAAGCAGGCCATCTCCGACCTCCTGCCGCTCCAGAGGAGGGACTTTACCGGCCTCTTTACGGTCATGGACGGAAAGTCCGTCACCATAAGGCTCCTTGACCCGCCGCTCCACGAGTTCGTCCCCCATAACGAAAGCGACCAGAAACACCTGGCCCAGGCACTCGGGATTTCCTTCACCGACGTAAAGCGGCGCATCGACAAGTTGCACGAGGCCAACCCCATGCTCGGCCACCGCGGCTGCCGGCTCTGCATAACCTACCCCGGCATACTCGAGATGCAGGTAAGGGCCATAATCGAGGCCGCCTGCGACTGCAAGAAAAAGGGCATAAAGGTGTCCCCGGAGATAATGCACCCCCTCATAATGGACCCGAAGGAGCTCGGAATACTGACCACCGCCACCCGCAAGGTGGCTGACGAGGTAATAAAGGAGAAGGGTGTCGAGGTAAAGTACCTCGTCGGCACGATGATAGAGGTCCCCAGGGCCGCGCTGCTGGCCGACCGCATAGCCGAAGTCGCCGACTTCTTCAGCTTCGGCACCAACGACCTCACGCAGATGACGCTCGGCATGTCCAGGGACGACTCCGGAAGGTTCCTCCCCGACTACGTGGACGAGAAAAAGAGCGGCATCTTCAAAGACGACCCGTTCCAGTCGCTCGACCAGGAAGGGGTGGGGATGCTTATAAAGTGGGGCATCGAGAGAGGAAGGAGCGCCCGTAAGGGCCTTAAGATAGGCATCTGCGGCGAGCACGGCGGAGACCCGGCCTCGGTGGAGTTCTGCCACCGTAACGGCTTCGACTACGTCTCGTGCTCTCCGTTCCGCGTACCCATAGCGCGCCTGGCGGCCGCGCAGGCCGCGCTTAAAGAGGCCGCGGAATAA